From a single Paraburkholderia sp. FT54 genomic region:
- a CDS encoding carboxymuconolactone decarboxylase family protein: MSQFKAVEYSAASPQVKAVYDDIKQTRQVDDVNNFWKYIAQHPPTLARTWGSLKDVMAPGALDPLIKELLYVAVSVTNNCGYCVASHTAAARRAGMTDEMFGELLAVVGMANETNRLAVGYRVPIDPAFE, from the coding sequence ATGAGCCAGTTCAAAGCCGTCGAATATTCAGCGGCGTCGCCGCAAGTCAAAGCCGTCTACGACGATATCAAGCAAACCCGTCAGGTCGACGATGTCAACAACTTCTGGAAGTACATCGCCCAGCATCCACCGACCCTGGCGCGTACATGGGGCAGTCTGAAAGACGTCATGGCGCCGGGCGCGCTCGATCCGCTCATCAAGGAACTGCTCTACGTCGCGGTGAGCGTGACGAACAACTGCGGCTACTGCGTGGCGAGCCACACGGCGGCAGCGCGCCGCGCCGGCATGACCGACGAGATGTTCGGCGAATTGCTCGCGGTGGTGGGCATGGCCAACGAGACGAACCGGCTGGCGGTGGGATATCGCGTGCCGATCGATCCGGCTTTCGAGTAA
- a CDS encoding NADH-quinone oxidoreductase subunit M, with protein sequence MPLPLLSLLIWIPIVAGLVILRAGSDAARSRTRWLALIGAVAGFLPVIPLVSNFRNDVTSMQFVENVRWSPTFDIAWHVGVDGISLWLVALTALTTIIIVVASWESITERTAQYFGAFLMLSGFMQGVFTSLDGMLFFISFEATLIPLYLLIGTWGQSNRSYAAVKFFFVSFLGSLMMLMSMLYLYSQTHSFDLALWRETHLGTWPQVLVFLGFLAAFGVKVPMWPLHTWLPDVHLDGPTGAAVMIGMLKLGGYGLLRFALPIAPQASHFFAPMMITLSLVAVIYASLLALVQTDMRRLLAYSTVAHMGLVTLGLFVFNRIGQAGAIVQMLSYGVVSGAMLLCTGMLYDRTKTASIAEYGGVANTMPRFAAFVMLFSMANIGLPGTSGFVGEFMVLMGAIRFNFWIGAMAATTLILSAAYTLWMYKRVIFGAIANARVANLKDLGKREFVLLGAMALLVLAIGINPKPFTDAIDPSVGTLLAQSERSAHPSDAAPADGGEHLQAAVPAPAVVATRSPG encoded by the coding sequence ATGCCATTGCCTCTTCTTAGCCTTCTCATCTGGATCCCTATTGTCGCCGGTCTGGTCATTTTGCGTGCCGGATCCGACGCGGCACGTAGTCGCACCCGGTGGCTTGCGCTGATCGGCGCGGTTGCGGGTTTCCTGCCGGTGATTCCGCTGGTGTCGAACTTCCGCAACGACGTCACGTCGATGCAGTTCGTCGAGAACGTCCGCTGGTCGCCCACGTTCGATATCGCCTGGCATGTGGGGGTGGACGGGATTTCGCTGTGGCTCGTCGCGCTGACCGCGCTCACCACGATCATCATCGTGGTCGCCTCGTGGGAGTCGATCACCGAGCGGACCGCGCAGTACTTCGGCGCGTTCCTGATGTTGTCGGGTTTCATGCAGGGCGTGTTCACGTCGCTCGACGGCATGCTGTTCTTCATCTCGTTCGAAGCCACGCTGATTCCGCTCTATCTGTTGATCGGCACGTGGGGCCAATCGAACCGCTCGTACGCGGCAGTGAAGTTCTTCTTCGTGTCGTTCCTCGGCTCGTTGATGATGCTGATGTCGATGCTGTATCTGTACAGCCAGACGCACAGCTTCGATCTCGCGCTGTGGCGTGAGACGCACCTCGGCACGTGGCCGCAGGTCCTGGTCTTCCTTGGTTTCCTCGCCGCCTTCGGCGTGAAGGTGCCGATGTGGCCGCTGCACACGTGGCTGCCGGACGTCCACCTCGACGGTCCGACGGGCGCCGCCGTGATGATCGGCATGCTGAAGCTGGGCGGCTACGGTCTGCTGCGTTTCGCGTTGCCGATCGCGCCGCAGGCCAGCCACTTCTTCGCGCCGATGATGATCACGCTCTCGCTGGTCGCGGTGATCTATGCGAGCCTGCTGGCGCTGGTGCAGACCGACATGCGCCGCCTGCTGGCGTATTCGACTGTCGCGCACATGGGCCTCGTCACGCTCGGCCTGTTCGTGTTCAACCGCATCGGCCAGGCCGGCGCGATCGTGCAGATGCTGTCGTACGGCGTGGTGTCGGGCGCCATGCTGCTGTGCACGGGCATGCTCTACGACCGCACCAAGACCGCCTCGATCGCCGAATACGGCGGTGTGGCCAACACCATGCCGCGCTTCGCCGCTTTCGTGATGCTGTTCTCCATGGCCAACATCGGCCTGCCGGGCACCTCGGGTTTTGTCGGCGAGTTCATGGTGTTGATGGGGGCGATCCGTTTCAATTTCTGGATCGGCGCAATGGCGGCCACCACCCTGATTCTGAGCGCGGCCTACACGCTGTGGATGTACAAGCGCGTGATCTTCGGCGCGATCGCCAACGCGCGCGTCGCCAACCTCAAGGACCTCGGCAAGCGCGAGTTCGTGCTGCTCGGCGCGATGGCGCTGCTGGTGCTCGCTATCGGCATCAATCCGAAACCATTCACGGATGCGATCGATCCGTCGGTCGGCACGCTGCTGGCGCAATCGGAACGCTCGGCTCATCCTTCGGACGCCGCGCCGGCCGATGGCGGCGAGCACCTGCAAGCTGCCGTGCCCGCACCCGCGGTCGTGGCGACCCGCTCGCCGGGTTGA
- the cyoB gene encoding cytochrome o ubiquinol oxidase subunit I, giving the protein MFGKLSLDSIPYHEPIIMVTAAMIAIGGATVLGLITYFGKWRYLWTEWLTSVDHKKLGVMYIVVALIMLFRGFADAIMMRLQQALAYANPGYLPPHHYDQVFTAHGVIMIFFMAMAFMIGLMNIIVPLQIGARDVAFPFINSLSFWMTAVSAILINISLVIGEFAQTGWLAYPPLSELQFSPGVGVDYYLWSLQLSGIGTLLTGVNFFATIVKMRAPGMTFMKMPVFTWTALCTNVLIMASFPILTVTLALLGLDRYLGMHFFTNDGGGNAMMYLNLIWAWGHPEVYILILPAFGIFSEVVATFAKKPLFGYKTMVWATCAIMVLSFLVWLHHFFTMGSGADVNAFFGIATMVIAIPTGVKVFNWLFTIYKGRLTFTPPILWTIGFMITFTIGGMTGVMMAIPGADFVLHNSLFLIAHFHNVIIGGVLFGYLAGFNYWFPKAFGFKLNEKLGKASFWFWQIGFWVAFTPLYVLGFMGMTRRINHYDNPLWHPWLILAAGGAALIAIGIALQVAQIVVSIRDRNLPQNRDVTGDPWDGHTLEWAMSSPPPVYNFAIIPTVHKLDAFTDMKSRKDTQAKPVYRDIHMPSNTSAGVIAGLFSLVLGFAGVWHIWWLAIIGLVGAIGTVIVYSFQKNEGYYIPAATVAAIEEKRSGAGAQVALEVD; this is encoded by the coding sequence ATGTTCGGAAAACTCTCACTAGACTCGATTCCGTACCACGAGCCGATCATCATGGTGACGGCCGCGATGATCGCCATCGGCGGCGCGACGGTCCTGGGCCTGATCACCTATTTCGGCAAGTGGCGCTATCTGTGGACCGAGTGGCTCACGTCGGTGGACCACAAGAAACTGGGCGTGATGTACATCGTCGTTGCCTTGATCATGCTGTTCCGCGGCTTCGCGGACGCAATCATGATGCGTTTGCAACAGGCGCTCGCTTATGCGAACCCGGGCTACCTGCCGCCGCATCACTACGACCAGGTGTTCACGGCGCACGGCGTCATCATGATTTTCTTCATGGCGATGGCGTTCATGATCGGCCTGATGAACATCATCGTGCCGCTGCAGATTGGCGCACGCGACGTCGCGTTCCCGTTCATCAACTCGCTCTCCTTCTGGATGACCGCGGTCAGTGCGATCCTGATCAACATCTCGCTGGTGATCGGTGAATTCGCGCAAACCGGCTGGCTGGCTTATCCGCCGCTTTCCGAGCTGCAGTTCAGTCCGGGTGTGGGGGTCGACTATTACCTGTGGAGTCTGCAGCTCTCCGGTATCGGCACCTTGCTGACCGGTGTGAACTTCTTCGCGACGATCGTGAAGATGCGCGCGCCGGGCATGACGTTCATGAAGATGCCGGTCTTCACGTGGACCGCGCTCTGCACCAACGTGCTGATCATGGCCTCGTTCCCGATCCTGACCGTGACGCTCGCGCTGCTGGGTCTGGACCGCTATCTCGGCATGCACTTCTTCACGAACGACGGCGGCGGCAACGCCATGATGTACCTGAACCTGATCTGGGCCTGGGGTCACCCCGAGGTGTACATCCTGATCCTGCCGGCGTTCGGTATCTTCTCGGAAGTCGTGGCGACCTTTGCGAAGAAGCCGCTGTTCGGCTACAAGACGATGGTGTGGGCGACCTGCGCGATCATGGTGCTGTCGTTCCTCGTGTGGCTGCATCACTTCTTCACGATGGGTTCGGGCGCTGACGTCAACGCGTTCTTCGGTATCGCCACCATGGTGATCGCGATTCCGACCGGCGTGAAAGTGTTCAACTGGCTGTTCACGATCTACAAGGGCCGTCTGACGTTCACTCCGCCGATCCTGTGGACCATCGGTTTCATGATCACCTTCACGATCGGTGGCATGACCGGCGTCATGATGGCGATCCCGGGCGCGGACTTCGTGCTGCACAACAGCCTGTTCCTGATTGCTCACTTCCACAACGTGATCATCGGTGGCGTGCTGTTCGGCTATCTGGCCGGCTTCAACTACTGGTTCCCGAAGGCGTTCGGCTTCAAGCTGAACGAAAAGCTGGGCAAGGCATCGTTCTGGTTCTGGCAGATCGGTTTCTGGGTCGCGTTCACGCCGCTGTACGTGCTGGGCTTCATGGGCATGACGCGCCGTATCAACCACTATGACAACCCGCTGTGGCACCCGTGGCTGATTCTGGCCGCGGGCGGTGCGGCGCTGATCGCTATCGGTATCGCTTTGCAGGTGGCGCAGATCGTCGTCAGTATCCGCGATCGCAATCTGCCGCAGAACCGCGACGTCACGGGCGACCCGTGGGATGGCCACACGCTGGAATGGGCGATGAGCTCGCCGCCGCCGGTCTACAACTTCGCGATCATCCCGACGGTGCACAAGCTGGACGCGTTCACCGACATGAAGTCGCGTAAGGACACGCAAGCGAAGCCGGTGTATCGCGACATTCACATGCCGTCGAATACGTCGGCGGGTGTGATCGCCGGTCTGTTCTCGCTGGTGCTCGGCTTTGCCGGTGTCTGGCACATCTGGTGGCTGGCCATCATCGGCCTGGTCGGCGCGATCGGCACTGTGATTGTCTACAGCTTCCAGAAGAACGAAGGCTATTACATCCCGGCCGCCACGGTCGCGGCGATTGAAGAGAAACGCTCCGGCGCTGGTGCGCAGGTCGCGTTGGAGGTGGATTGA
- the cyoA gene encoding ubiquinol oxidase subunit II, with translation MKGKTLRGSAGFLSGSLVLLLSGCSNLDILNPKGSVGLAERQLIATSTWAMLIVVVPVIALTLLFAWRYRASNKDADYRPGWVHSTGIEIAIWTIPTLIILFLAVLTWKTTHELDPYKPLESQVKPINVEVVALDWKWLFIYPDLGIASVNQLAFPVGTPVNFTITSDTVMNSFFIPQLGGQIYAMAGMQTRLHLIADEAGNYAGTSANFSGKGFSDMKFRALATSPEEFNAWVAKVRASSDNLSMDRYHTVSAPTEKEPVRYFSTVDPKLFHNIIARYNNGNVLDNMKDANCAPQGKG, from the coding sequence ATGAAAGGAAAGACTCTACGGGGGTCGGCGGGTTTCCTTTCCGGCAGCCTCGTGTTGTTGCTCTCGGGTTGCAGCAACCTCGATATTCTGAATCCGAAGGGGAGTGTGGGTCTTGCGGAACGTCAACTGATTGCGACGTCCACCTGGGCCATGCTGATCGTGGTCGTTCCGGTGATTGCGCTCACGCTGCTGTTCGCGTGGCGCTACCGTGCGTCGAACAAAGACGCCGACTACCGTCCGGGCTGGGTGCATTCGACCGGTATCGAAATCGCCATCTGGACGATCCCGACGCTGATCATTCTGTTCCTCGCCGTGTTGACGTGGAAGACCACGCACGAACTCGATCCGTACAAGCCGCTCGAGTCGCAGGTCAAGCCGATCAACGTCGAAGTCGTCGCGCTCGACTGGAAGTGGCTGTTCATCTATCCGGACCTCGGCATTGCGTCGGTGAACCAGCTGGCGTTCCCGGTCGGCACGCCGGTGAATTTCACGATCACGTCGGACACGGTGATGAACTCGTTCTTCATCCCGCAACTCGGCGGCCAGATCTACGCGATGGCGGGCATGCAAACGCGCCTGCATCTGATCGCGGACGAAGCCGGCAACTACGCGGGCACCTCGGCGAATTTCAGCGGCAAGGGTTTCTCGGACATGAAGTTCCGTGCGCTCGCCACCTCGCCTGAGGAGTTCAATGCATGGGTTGCGAAGGTACGCGCTTCGTCGGACAACCTCAGCATGGACCGTTATCACACGGTATCCGCGCCGACCGAGAAAGAGCCCGTGCGCTACTTCTCGACCGTCGATCCAAAGCTCTTTCACAACATCATTGCCCGATACAACAACGGTAACGTCCTCGACAACATGAAGGACGCCAACTGTGCGCCACAGGGTAAGGGGTAA
- the cyoD gene encoding cytochrome o ubiquinol oxidase subunit IV: MDHSHNAHAGESHGSIGSYTTGFILSVVLTVAAFGLVMTGTLTGENALLAIAGLALVQIVVHLIFFLHLNTSSEQRWNVMAFAFTLLTAVIVIGGTLWVMHNVSMHMMSR, from the coding sequence ATGGACCATAGCCATAACGCCCACGCAGGTGAAAGTCACGGCAGCATCGGCAGCTATACGACGGGCTTCATTCTCTCCGTCGTCCTGACCGTCGCCGCTTTCGGCCTTGTCATGACCGGCACGTTGACGGGCGAGAACGCGTTGCTCGCGATCGCGGGCCTAGCGCTCGTGCAGATCGTCGTGCACCTAATTTTCTTCCTGCATCTGAATACGTCGTCGGAGCAGCGCTGGAATGTGATGGCGTTTGCCTTCACGCTGCTGACCGCGGTCATCGTGATCGGCGGCACGTTGTGGGTCATGCACAACGTCAGCATGCACATGATGTCGCGCTAG
- a CDS encoding HAD family phosphatase yields MADFPFDAVLFDCDGVLVDSEPITNRVLTDMLGELGWHLSVEETMRIFVGKAVRDEAALIEARTGFAITTDWLTQFRARRNAALDIELVAIPGAPDAVRALHAALNGHIAVASGADRIKVEMQLAKAGILDCFEGRIFSGHEMPRSKPFPDVYLAAAAALGVDPRRCAVIEDTVTGAAAGVAAGATVFGYCPLELGHSSATALHGAGAAHVFRAMDALPALLAGWRGVSH; encoded by the coding sequence ATGGCCGATTTCCCCTTCGACGCCGTACTCTTCGACTGCGACGGTGTGCTCGTCGACTCCGAACCCATCACGAACCGCGTGCTCACCGACATGCTCGGCGAGCTGGGCTGGCACTTGAGCGTGGAAGAGACGATGCGTATCTTCGTCGGCAAGGCCGTGCGGGACGAAGCCGCGTTGATCGAAGCGCGCACCGGCTTCGCGATCACGACAGACTGGCTCACGCAGTTTCGCGCGCGCCGCAATGCGGCGCTGGATATCGAACTCGTTGCGATTCCCGGCGCGCCGGATGCGGTGCGCGCGCTTCATGCGGCGCTGAATGGCCACATCGCGGTGGCGTCCGGCGCGGATCGTATCAAGGTGGAGATGCAGCTAGCCAAGGCGGGGATTCTCGACTGCTTCGAAGGACGCATTTTCAGCGGTCACGAAATGCCTCGCAGCAAGCCTTTTCCCGACGTCTATCTGGCCGCTGCCGCAGCGCTGGGCGTGGACCCGCGCCGTTGCGCGGTGATCGAGGACACGGTCACAGGCGCGGCCGCGGGCGTGGCTGCGGGCGCCACCGTGTTCGGCTATTGTCCGCTCGAACTCGGCCACAGCAGCGCGACCGCCTTGCATGGCGCGGGTGCCGCGCATGTGTTCAGAGCCATGGACGCGTTGCCCGCCTTGCTGGCGGGGTGGCGCGGCGTATCGCACTGA
- the cysS gene encoding cysteine--tRNA ligase, producing MPLRLYDTWSRAVREFTPIHPDRVGLYCCGPTVYDHAHIGNLRTYVFEDVLRRALALNGYNVRHVVNITDVGHLVSDADEGEDKMEKGSRRTGESAWAIAGRYTAAFMNDWRALNLLEPAAWCRATDHIAEQIDFIAELERNGYTYRTADGIYFDTSRQDDYGYLARLDVAGLQAGKRVAPGEKQRATDFALWKFSPPGAMRQMEWDSPWGRGFPGWHIECSAMSAKYLSPWFDIHCGGEDHIPVHHSNEIAQTQARHGTRLANFWMHGHFLLLDAGKMSKSGGDFVRLQTLIERGNDPLAYRYLCLSAHYRSSLRFSEAALDAAQAALDRLRRSYVQWPQGGTPDAPSVARFKAEVDHDLNLPRALAELWDVVRSDLPVATRRATVDCFDAVLGLRLADWQDDDAAAIPEDIAALADEREQARAAKQWTEADRLRDVLTAAGWLVEDSASGPVLRQRDKGK from the coding sequence ATGCCGCTTCGCCTCTATGACACCTGGTCGCGCGCCGTGCGCGAATTCACGCCGATTCATCCCGATCGCGTCGGCCTGTATTGCTGCGGCCCGACGGTGTACGACCACGCGCATATCGGCAATCTCCGAACCTACGTATTCGAAGACGTGCTGCGGCGCGCGCTGGCGCTGAACGGATACAACGTTCGACACGTGGTAAACATCACCGACGTCGGCCATCTCGTATCCGATGCGGACGAAGGCGAAGACAAGATGGAGAAGGGCAGCCGGCGCACCGGCGAATCGGCGTGGGCGATCGCCGGGCGGTACACGGCGGCGTTCATGAACGACTGGCGCGCGCTCAATCTGCTCGAGCCTGCCGCGTGGTGCCGCGCGACCGATCACATCGCGGAGCAGATCGACTTTATCGCCGAACTGGAGCGCAACGGCTATACGTACCGCACGGCCGACGGCATCTATTTCGACACCAGCCGTCAGGATGACTACGGTTATCTGGCGCGTCTCGATGTGGCGGGCTTGCAGGCCGGCAAACGTGTCGCGCCCGGCGAGAAGCAGCGCGCGACCGACTTCGCGCTGTGGAAATTCAGTCCGCCCGGCGCCATGCGGCAAATGGAGTGGGACAGTCCGTGGGGCCGCGGCTTTCCCGGCTGGCATATCGAGTGCTCGGCGATGTCGGCGAAGTATCTGAGCCCATGGTTCGACATTCATTGCGGCGGCGAAGATCACATTCCCGTGCATCACAGCAACGAGATCGCGCAAACCCAGGCGCGCCATGGCACGCGCCTCGCGAACTTCTGGATGCACGGCCATTTTCTGTTGCTGGACGCCGGCAAGATGTCGAAGTCGGGCGGCGATTTCGTGCGTTTGCAAACGTTGATCGAGCGTGGCAACGATCCGCTCGCGTATCGCTATTTATGCCTGAGCGCGCACTACCGCAGCAGCTTGCGCTTCAGCGAGGCCGCGCTGGATGCAGCGCAAGCCGCGTTGGACCGCTTGCGCAGAAGCTATGTGCAGTGGCCGCAAGGCGGCACGCCGGACGCGCCGAGCGTGGCGCGCTTCAAGGCGGAGGTCGATCACGACCTGAACCTGCCGCGCGCGCTCGCGGAGCTATGGGACGTGGTCAGAAGCGATCTGCCGGTGGCGACGCGAAGGGCCACCGTCGATTGCTTCGATGCTGTGCTGGGATTGCGCCTCGCCGACTGGCAAGACGATGACGCGGCCGCGATTCCAGAGGATATTGCGGCGCTGGCGGACGAACGCGAGCAGGCACGCGCCGCGAAGCAATGGACCGAAGCGGACCGTTTGCGTGACGTGTTGACGGCGGCCGGCTGGCTGGTGGAAGACAGCGCGAGCGGCCCCGTGCTGCGGCAACGCGACAAAGGGAAATAG
- the cyoC gene encoding cytochrome o ubiquinol oxidase subunit III, with the protein MSTKTIDVGSHHDADHVPSQSVFGFWLYLMTDCIIFAALFAVFAVMGHQFAGGPSGKDLFEIPGVALETTMLLLSSITYGFAMLGAHKKKKGALLFWLGVTFLLGLAFLVLELREFSHLIAEGAGPSRSAFLSSFFTLVGTHGLHVTCGLIWMVVLAIQVMSHRDLTERDMIRLTCLSLFWHFLDVVWIGVFTFVYLASVI; encoded by the coding sequence ATGTCAACCAAGACTATTGACGTAGGCTCGCATCACGACGCGGACCACGTACCGTCGCAATCGGTATTCGGTTTCTGGCTGTATCTGATGACCGACTGCATCATCTTCGCGGCGCTGTTCGCAGTGTTCGCGGTGATGGGCCACCAGTTCGCGGGCGGTCCGAGCGGCAAGGATCTGTTCGAGATTCCGGGCGTCGCGCTCGAAACGACGATGCTGCTCCTGAGCAGCATCACGTACGGCTTCGCGATGCTCGGCGCGCACAAGAAGAAGAAGGGCGCGCTGCTGTTCTGGCTCGGCGTGACCTTCCTGCTCGGTCTCGCGTTTCTCGTGCTGGAACTGCGCGAGTTCTCGCACCTGATCGCCGAAGGCGCCGGCCCGAGCCGTAGCGCGTTCCTGTCGTCGTTCTTCACGCTGGTCGGCACGCACGGTTTGCACGTTACGTGCGGCCTGATCTGGATGGTGGTGCTCGCCATTCAGGTGATGAGCCATCGCGATCTGACCGAACGCGACATGATTCGCCTGACGTGCCTGAGCCTTTTCTGGCACTTTCTGGACGTCGTGTGGATCGGCGTCTTCACCTTTGTCTATCTCGCGAGCGTGATCTAA